The following are from one region of the Prevotella sp. HUN102 genome:
- a CDS encoding DUF6029 family protein, giving the protein MKKYSWLVGLLAVVATSAKAQEQTTTDDNKVTVTGSIQSDVLVPQEDKKIGSPDYDEWALTNSFLDLNLISKNVDAGARFEFLKHPLPGFENDYKGYGVPYFYLKGKFEKLEVTLGNYYEQFGSGFVLRTYEERSLGIDNSLFGARVVYKPYKGIVLKAVTGEQRRYWAHNNSWINGADLELNLDEWIKGLQKSDTRVMVGGSFVNKYESNHHDNIMIDRTNMLNLPQNVNAWDARLQVQKGGFNVLAEYAQKTQDPSFTNGYIYRTGNVAMLSASYSKKGLSFLVQAKRSNDMAFKSDRNSVGVSSYINHLPAFTQDQTYALAAFYPYATRPDGEWAYQAQFGYKVKRNTFLGGKYGMNVKVNFSHVHAIDKSENITGSLNGITPKGTKGYGSAFFKWGDETYYQDLNIQIERKFSKSFKLNFMYMNQFYNKTVVEGEGGMVHSDIFIADGKYTFSPKVNLRGEVQYLATKDDLGDWWFGLLELAIVPNWMFTISDTYNAGETNLHYYQGVVTFNAGAHRLQLGYGRTRAGFNCSGGVCRYVPATKGFTLSYNYNF; this is encoded by the coding sequence ATGAAAAAGTACAGCTGGCTTGTAGGTCTCCTTGCAGTAGTAGCTACATCGGCGAAAGCTCAGGAGCAGACTACTACGGACGACAACAAAGTAACCGTAACGGGAAGTATCCAGAGCGATGTTCTTGTTCCACAGGAAGATAAGAAGATAGGGTCGCCGGATTATGATGAATGGGCACTGACCAATTCGTTTCTCGACCTTAACCTTATCAGCAAGAACGTGGATGCAGGTGCCCGCTTTGAGTTCCTGAAGCACCCCTTACCGGGCTTTGAAAACGACTATAAAGGTTATGGTGTGCCTTACTTCTACCTGAAGGGAAAGTTTGAGAAACTTGAAGTAACCTTGGGTAACTATTACGAACAGTTCGGATCGGGATTTGTGCTTCGCACCTATGAGGAGCGCAGTCTTGGCATCGACAATTCGCTGTTCGGCGCACGCGTGGTCTACAAGCCTTACAAGGGTATCGTGTTGAAGGCCGTAACCGGCGAGCAGCGCAGATATTGGGCGCACAACAATTCGTGGATTAACGGTGCTGACTTGGAATTGAACCTTGATGAATGGATCAAGGGATTGCAGAAGTCGGACACCCGCGTGATGGTGGGTGGATCGTTTGTCAATAAATACGAGAGCAACCACCACGACAACATTATGATAGACCGCACGAATATGCTGAACTTGCCACAGAACGTGAACGCTTGGGACGCACGATTGCAGGTGCAGAAGGGTGGTTTCAATGTATTGGCGGAATATGCGCAGAAGACACAGGACCCATCATTTACCAATGGATATATTTACCGCACGGGCAATGTAGCAATGCTTTCTGCATCTTATTCAAAGAAGGGCTTGAGCTTTTTAGTACAGGCAAAGCGTTCTAACGATATGGCGTTTAAGAGCGACCGTAACAGTGTGGGCGTATCATCGTATATAAACCACCTGCCGGCTTTCACGCAAGACCAGACTTATGCGCTTGCTGCATTCTATCCATACGCTACCCGTCCTGACGGAGAATGGGCATATCAGGCACAATTTGGCTACAAAGTAAAGCGCAATACTTTCTTGGGAGGCAAGTATGGTATGAACGTTAAAGTGAATTTTTCACACGTACACGCTATTGATAAATCAGAAAACATTACCGGTTCGCTCAACGGAATAACTCCGAAGGGTACAAAAGGCTATGGCTCTGCTTTCTTCAAATGGGGCGACGAGACCTACTATCAGGATTTGAACATACAGATTGAACGTAAATTCTCAAAGAGTTTCAAGCTCAACTTTATGTATATGAACCAGTTCTACAACAAGACTGTTGTTGAAGGCGAAGGAGGTATGGTGCATTCCGACATCTTCATTGCTGACGGTAAATATACTTTCTCGCCAAAGGTAAATCTCCGCGGCGAGGTGCAGTATCTTGCAACGAAGGACGATTTAGGCGACTGGTGGTTCGGATTGCTGGAATTGGCTATCGTACCAAATTGGATGTTTACAATATCAGATACCTATAATGCAGGCGAAACAAATCTGCACTACTATCAGGGGGTCGTAACATTCAATGCAGGTGCGCACAGATTACAGTTGGGCTACGGCCGTACACGTGCCGGATTCAATTGCTCGGGTGGTGTATGCCGCTATGTGCCGGCAACCAAAGGTTTTACATTGTCATACAATTATAACTTCTAA
- a CDS encoding thiamine diphosphokinase — MKEVIRIEEQYDVVVFGAGEVPNSVLPIRILRNARHIVACDGALADLLDLGFEPEAVIGDGDSISPSLREKYRHIFHQIDEQDDNDLTKATKFAITNFCLGEHPRFCYLGATGKREDHTLGNLSLLLRYYRDLKIRPIIVSDYGWFVPASGKTVFVSFPRQQISVYQFGCTRLESEGLKWNVYPFEELWQGTLNEALGDSFTLDGDGPYLVYGTHEAKGGSE; from the coding sequence ATGAAAGAAGTGATTAGAATAGAAGAGCAATACGACGTTGTGGTGTTTGGCGCAGGCGAAGTGCCGAATAGTGTTCTGCCTATCAGGATTCTGCGCAATGCCCGGCACATCGTGGCGTGCGACGGCGCACTTGCCGACCTGCTCGACTTGGGATTTGAACCCGAGGCCGTTATCGGTGACGGCGATTCCATATCTCCCTCATTGAGAGAAAAATACAGGCACATCTTTCATCAGATTGACGAACAGGACGATAACGACCTGACCAAAGCCACGAAGTTTGCAATAACCAACTTCTGCCTTGGCGAGCATCCCCGTTTCTGCTATCTCGGAGCAACGGGAAAGCGTGAGGATCATACGCTCGGAAATCTTTCACTACTGCTGAGATATTACAGGGATTTAAAGATTCGTCCGATAATTGTCAGCGACTACGGATGGTTTGTACCGGCTTCGGGCAAGACTGTTTTCGTTTCCTTTCCACGCCAGCAGATAAGCGTCTATCAGTTCGGCTGCACCCGACTTGAGAGCGAAGGACTGAAATGGAACGTGTATCCGTTCGAGGAATTATGGCAAGGCACTTTAAACGAAGCCCTCGGCGATTCGTTCACGTTGGACGGCGACGGCCCTTACCTCGTCTATGGCACGCACGAGGCGAAAGGAGGGAGTGAATAA
- a CDS encoding TonB-dependent receptor, protein MKKVVLLAAAITCASGLKAQTTDTLANQKLDEVVVSGVRVQKNAPYAVANIKKAELEAFSKSGRELPFLFSQTPGVLAWGENGLGTGTAAMRIRGAAGSRINVTLDGVALNSPEDQTVFWANMNSYASLLGSVQIQRGIGTSTNGDGAFGGSISLATAAPSRKPAFEVSGSYGSYNTYNAGVKFSTGLLWNRLVLDGAYNETSTDGYVHGTQGRSGSYYGGLTYFGDGFQIRYKNIGNFEKTGQAWNGVVAGNDDASLMDAGIKTYKDMYSHGLGRFNPLYEGIVFDSDNWKFPQDANGNYQTYRYKLKDGSLWDKTTDNFYQNHNILSASWARGEHWSHNVALHYTYGFGYYSEFRPNNKFSKFGLSFYDKDGNFVKRSDFVRMKGLTQHTYGAVYNVNYKDEKWDVVAGLNLQQFRGGHFGYLTYIENSEADAKFRPNGTDYKYYDSDARKYDYSGYFKANYHFADYWNVFADLQYRFLDYKTDGKNDKFYETASGYANQMLNISEHYDFVNPKAGVSFLKDGHKAYASIAYASREPERNNFTDNGNYPAPTPERLMDIELGYQFANHKWHAGVDLYFMNYSNQFVQTGAKSDIGENLTTNIAESYRMGAELSAGWNVASWFSLEGNAALSVNKIKDFDEFVDNWDGESLKIHYDNSTLAFSPSTILNGFVNAHYKGFQAVWHTNFVSRQYLDNSENKDRSLPSFSQTNINLNYTLGLNRKFAGVKEVVFGLNLNNIFNRHYAASGWVYSAVSQKSGYTNDNRYYQIGFIPMAGFTMMGNVTLRF, encoded by the coding sequence ATGAAGAAAGTAGTTTTGCTCGCTGCCGCGATTACTTGCGCAAGTGGGCTGAAGGCACAGACAACTGACACGCTCGCCAATCAGAAACTCGACGAGGTGGTGGTGTCGGGCGTGCGTGTGCAGAAGAATGCACCATACGCCGTTGCAAACATCAAGAAAGCAGAATTGGAGGCATTCTCCAAAAGTGGACGTGAACTGCCGTTCCTCTTCTCGCAGACGCCGGGCGTGCTTGCGTGGGGCGAGAACGGACTGGGAACGGGTACGGCGGCAATGCGCATCCGCGGTGCGGCGGGCAGCCGTATCAACGTAACGCTGGACGGTGTTGCGCTCAACTCGCCCGAAGACCAGACGGTGTTCTGGGCAAATATGAACTCCTACGCATCGCTGCTCGGGAGCGTTCAGATACAGCGCGGTATCGGTACATCGACGAATGGCGACGGAGCTTTCGGAGGTTCGATTTCCCTTGCCACGGCTGCTCCGAGCCGTAAGCCTGCTTTCGAGGTAAGCGGCTCTTATGGTTCGTACAATACGTATAATGCAGGTGTGAAATTCTCTACCGGGCTACTGTGGAACCGTCTGGTTCTTGACGGGGCATACAACGAAACATCGACAGACGGTTATGTTCACGGCACACAGGGACGCTCGGGCTCTTACTACGGCGGACTTACCTACTTTGGAGACGGTTTTCAGATAAGGTACAAGAACATAGGAAACTTCGAGAAGACCGGTCAGGCGTGGAACGGAGTGGTGGCAGGCAACGACGACGCATCGCTGATGGATGCAGGTATAAAGACTTACAAGGATATGTACAGCCACGGCCTCGGACGTTTCAATCCACTTTACGAAGGCATCGTGTTCGACAGCGACAACTGGAAGTTCCCACAGGATGCGAACGGAAACTACCAGACTTACAGGTACAAGCTGAAGGACGGTTCGCTGTGGGACAAGACGACGGACAACTTCTATCAGAACCACAACATCCTCTCGGCAAGCTGGGCGAGGGGCGAGCATTGGTCGCACAACGTTGCGCTGCACTACACCTATGGTTTCGGCTATTACAGCGAGTTCCGTCCGAACAACAAATTCTCGAAGTTCGGTCTGTCGTTCTATGACAAGGACGGCAATTTCGTGAAGCGTTCCGATTTCGTGCGTATGAAGGGACTCACGCAGCATACCTACGGCGCAGTCTACAACGTGAACTATAAGGACGAAAAGTGGGACGTGGTGGCAGGACTCAACCTGCAGCAGTTCCGCGGCGGCCACTTCGGCTATCTTACCTACATAGAGAACAGCGAGGCCGATGCGAAATTCCGACCCAACGGAACGGACTACAAGTATTACGATTCGGATGCAAGGAAATACGATTACAGCGGATATTTCAAGGCCAACTATCATTTTGCCGACTACTGGAACGTGTTTGCCGACCTGCAATACCGATTCCTCGACTACAAGACGGACGGAAAGAACGACAAGTTCTACGAGACGGCATCGGGCTATGCCAATCAGATGCTCAACATTTCGGAGCACTACGACTTCGTGAATCCGAAGGCCGGCGTGAGCTTCCTCAAAGATGGCCATAAGGCGTATGCGTCAATAGCCTACGCAAGCCGTGAGCCGGAGCGCAACAACTTCACCGACAACGGCAACTATCCTGCTCCGACGCCGGAAAGACTGATGGATATTGAGCTGGGCTATCAGTTTGCGAACCACAAGTGGCACGCAGGCGTGGACCTGTATTTTATGAATTACAGCAATCAGTTCGTGCAGACGGGAGCAAAGAGCGACATCGGCGAGAACCTCACAACGAACATTGCCGAGTCCTACCGTATGGGTGCTGAGCTTTCGGCAGGTTGGAACGTTGCTTCTTGGTTCTCGCTGGAAGGAAATGCGGCATTGAGCGTCAACAAAATCAAGGATTTTGACGAGTTTGTGGATAATTGGGACGGCGAGAGCCTGAAGATTCACTACGACAATTCAACGCTTGCTTTCTCGCCCTCTACCATCCTCAACGGATTCGTGAATGCGCACTACAAGGGATTTCAAGCCGTATGGCACACGAACTTCGTGAGCCGTCAGTATCTTGACAACTCTGAGAACAAGGACCGTTCGCTGCCGTCGTTCAGTCAGACGAATATCAATCTGAACTATACGCTGGGTCTGAACAGGAAGTTTGCAGGGGTGAAGGAAGTAGTGTTCGGTCTGAACCTCAACAACATCTTCAATCGCCACTATGCGGCGAGCGGATGGGTGTATAGCGCAGTGAGCCAGAAGAGCGGCTACACGAACGACAACCGTTACTATCAGATCGGATTTATCCCGATGGCCGGATTCACAATGATGGGCAATGTTACGCTGAGATTCTAA
- a CDS encoding C10 family peptidase, translated as MKKTLLLLAAVSSGMAVWGNPVDLEKARQLALNHIQTSGIKTADATKRAKAADITKNVKVSTDAYYVFNVGRNDGFVIVAADDNAPAILGHSSNGAFDENNIPDGMKWWLENCQRYVKYVASQPQAARKAKYQDLPGLITTKWNQGAPFNSSCPKFDGAGYAATGCVATAAAQILRYHKWPQDNTKLIPGYTSNEQGFSVQLEDLQPKKFNWDAMKDSYTPREEAKEVADLMRYCGQAMVMKYSPKGSGSNVLVASFKEYFNYAATAQEIERSAYTEAEWEKVIYDEIKENRPVLYTGGKFDASMGYNGYHAFVCHGYKDGKFLINWGWGGLSDGEFDLSVLNPSAQGIGSFSGAGGYTTKQAVIVGLTPNKSGQQADNGIYTLFVKNIQNIQEKYQRTDKTQDFVIDKIELTVAPNNYTAQNFKFGWQLRNAANKPVDNVDILGIANIDNMKANNSSNYSCESTALTFGKNLPSGTYYLVPMFAINDDALNVKPWKPFINSSMYIKLEINDTELTATNFTNRSDVQCTELKGETEVEENIAAKVTTKLLNKGISNTVTVYLYDETATNSKKVDAVEFMIDANQEKEITLLCTPKIVGRNEFVLYADYGAKIKLGSIVINATEAKSANLQPRGNTRVKNANGTIVTDKFDCEVSVMNWGDETYKNKIIAVLSDHNGPVEILSQDVEIEQDEDVKLTFSFSKMQDGGEYCVYVYYINKNLRKRLSYAQPTFYTFHVSDGIENVETADNANQPVTIYRIDGSVAARVENGAVQQALKNMAKGVYIVNGKKYLSY; from the coding sequence ATGAAAAAAACTTTACTTCTATTGGCAGCCGTTTCTTCAGGAATGGCCGTATGGGGAAATCCCGTGGATTTGGAGAAAGCCCGCCAGTTGGCTTTAAACCACATTCAAACCAGTGGCATAAAGACTGCCGATGCCACTAAGCGAGCAAAAGCGGCAGACATTACCAAGAACGTAAAAGTTTCTACCGACGCCTATTATGTGTTCAACGTGGGCAGAAACGATGGATTTGTCATTGTTGCCGCTGACGACAACGCCCCTGCTATCCTCGGGCATTCCTCAAACGGTGCATTCGATGAAAACAACATCCCCGACGGAATGAAGTGGTGGCTGGAGAATTGCCAACGCTATGTAAAATATGTTGCCAGTCAGCCACAGGCTGCACGGAAAGCCAAATATCAGGATTTGCCCGGACTGATTACCACCAAGTGGAATCAGGGTGCTCCCTTCAACAGCAGTTGCCCTAAATTCGACGGCGCAGGCTATGCCGCGACAGGCTGCGTGGCTACGGCTGCCGCACAGATTCTGAGATACCACAAATGGCCACAGGACAACACCAAGCTCATACCGGGCTATACGTCCAACGAACAGGGATTCTCCGTACAGCTCGAAGACCTCCAACCAAAGAAATTCAACTGGGATGCTATGAAAGACAGCTATACTCCACGGGAGGAAGCAAAGGAAGTGGCAGACCTGATGCGCTATTGTGGTCAGGCAATGGTAATGAAATATTCGCCCAAAGGCTCTGGCTCCAACGTGCTGGTGGCTTCGTTCAAGGAATATTTCAACTATGCCGCTACTGCACAGGAAATTGAGCGTTCGGCATATACCGAGGCTGAATGGGAAAAGGTAATCTACGACGAAATTAAAGAGAATCGCCCTGTATTGTACACTGGTGGCAAGTTCGATGCCTCTATGGGCTACAACGGCTATCACGCCTTTGTGTGCCACGGCTACAAGGATGGCAAGTTCCTCATCAACTGGGGTTGGGGTGGCTTGTCTGACGGCGAGTTCGACCTGTCGGTTCTCAATCCTTCTGCGCAGGGCATCGGCTCTTTCTCCGGTGCAGGGGGCTACACCACCAAGCAGGCGGTAATCGTCGGCCTGACGCCGAACAAGAGTGGTCAGCAGGCTGACAATGGCATTTACACCCTTTTTGTGAAGAACATCCAGAACATACAGGAAAAGTATCAGCGCACGGACAAGACACAGGATTTCGTAATCGACAAGATTGAACTGACAGTTGCACCCAACAACTACACGGCGCAGAATTTCAAGTTCGGATGGCAACTTCGCAATGCTGCCAACAAGCCGGTGGACAATGTGGATATTCTCGGCATAGCGAATATTGACAATATGAAAGCCAACAACTCCTCCAATTACAGTTGCGAAAGCACGGCTCTCACTTTTGGCAAGAACCTCCCATCAGGCACTTACTATCTCGTTCCTATGTTTGCCATCAACGACGATGCGCTGAACGTGAAGCCTTGGAAGCCTTTCATCAATTCAAGTATGTATATCAAACTTGAAATCAATGATACCGAACTCACGGCAACCAACTTTACCAACAGAAGCGATGTGCAGTGTACGGAACTGAAGGGCGAAACAGAAGTGGAGGAAAACATAGCGGCAAAGGTTACTACGAAACTCCTGAACAAGGGCATATCAAACACCGTAACCGTGTATCTCTACGACGAAACCGCCACTAATTCTAAAAAGGTGGATGCTGTGGAATTTATGATCGATGCCAATCAGGAAAAGGAGATTACGCTGCTGTGCACTCCTAAGATTGTGGGCCGGAACGAGTTTGTGCTCTATGCCGACTATGGTGCAAAGATAAAACTGGGAAGCATCGTGATCAATGCAACGGAAGCCAAGTCTGCCAACCTGCAGCCAAGAGGCAATACTCGTGTTAAGAATGCAAACGGCACTATTGTAACGGATAAGTTCGATTGCGAAGTTTCTGTTATGAACTGGGGAGACGAAACCTATAAGAACAAAATCATCGCCGTGCTTTCAGACCACAATGGTCCGGTTGAAATCCTGTCTCAAGATGTTGAAATAGAGCAGGATGAGGACGTGAAACTGACATTCAGCTTCAGCAAGATGCAGGATGGTGGCGAGTATTGCGTGTACGTCTACTACATCAACAAGAATTTGCGCAAGCGCTTGAGCTATGCTCAGCCTACATTCTATACTTTCCACGTCAGCGATGGCATTGAGAATGTAGAAACTGCTGACAATGCGAATCAACCCGTTACGATTTACCGCATAGACGGAAGTGTGGCAGCACGCGTAGAGAACGGCGCAGTGCAGCAGGCACTGAAGAATATGGCTAAGGGAGTTTACATCGTGAACGGCAAGAAATATCTGAGCTATTAA
- a CDS encoding TlpA disulfide reductase family protein: MKKIIFTLLLLLTCSISTVYAQLPTVTLKDINGKSVRTDTLSNNGKPFIIDFFATWCKPCNRELKAISEVYDDWREETGVKIYAVSIDQAQNINKVKPLVDENGWEYEVLLDPNGEFKRALGVQMIPYVLICDGQGKIVYKHNGYTEGAENELIEKVRELLK; encoded by the coding sequence ATGAAAAAGATAATTTTCACACTATTACTATTATTGACTTGTTCAATCAGTACAGTTTACGCACAGTTACCAACAGTAACACTTAAAGACATTAATGGTAAATCTGTCCGCACAGACACATTATCTAATAATGGAAAGCCTTTCATTATTGATTTCTTTGCCACGTGGTGCAAGCCTTGCAACAGAGAGTTGAAGGCTATCAGCGAGGTTTACGACGACTGGCGCGAGGAAACCGGCGTAAAAATCTATGCTGTTTCTATCGATCAGGCACAGAATATAAACAAGGTAAAACCCCTTGTAGACGAGAACGGATGGGAATACGAGGTGCTGCTCGACCCGAATGGAGAATTTAAGCGCGCATTGGGTGTACAGATGATTCCTTATGTATTGATTTGCGACGGACAAGGAAAAATCGTCTACAAGCATAACGGATATACCGAGGGTGCTGAAAATGAATTGATAGAAAAGGTTCGCGAACTTTTAAAATAA
- a CDS encoding Omp28 family outer membrane lipoprotein, with translation MKKIFPILLAAVAVFSSCANVDENDRYIKIEASEAKRAILVEEFTGQKCINCPEAHEEIARIVKEYGEENVIPVSIHASALAVYPTTKMVGLRTELGEEYYKAFNGNGVPAAYINRTGSLTSVVAQWANIIGSEISKTTPVTLSMANSYNADTRKLDIDIKATSSESLNGKLQVWILEDGIVCTQLFKGNKVDKNYVQNHVLRAAVNGSWGTEIALQAGTENNSKHSITLEPNWEAKNISVVAFVYNAEGVHQVIKKHINN, from the coding sequence ATGAAAAAGATATTCCCTATATTGTTAGCAGCCGTAGCAGTATTTTCTTCGTGCGCTAATGTCGATGAGAATGACCGATATATCAAGATAGAAGCATCTGAAGCCAAACGTGCAATTCTTGTAGAAGAATTTACAGGACAGAAGTGTATCAACTGTCCTGAAGCTCACGAAGAAATAGCACGCATTGTGAAAGAATACGGCGAAGAGAACGTGATTCCCGTAAGCATTCACGCAAGTGCATTGGCTGTTTATCCTACTACAAAGATGGTTGGACTGAGAACCGAACTGGGCGAAGAATACTATAAGGCTTTCAACGGTAACGGCGTTCCGGCGGCATACATCAACCGTACTGGCAGCCTGACAAGTGTCGTGGCTCAATGGGCAAACATCATCGGCAGCGAAATCAGTAAAACTACTCCTGTCACATTGTCAATGGCGAACAGCTATAATGCAGATACCCGTAAGTTGGACATCGACATAAAGGCAACGAGCAGCGAATCGCTCAATGGCAAATTGCAGGTATGGATACTTGAAGACGGCATTGTCTGCACCCAACTGTTTAAAGGAAACAAAGTAGACAAGAACTATGTGCAGAACCACGTACTCCGTGCAGCCGTGAACGGCTCTTGGGGAACAGAGATTGCATTGCAGGCAGGTACAGAAAACAATTCCAAGCACAGTATTACGCTTGAGCCTAATTGGGAGGCAAAGAATATTTCTGTTGTAGCATTCGTTTACAATGCTGAAGGTGTGCATCAGGTAATCAAGAAACACATAAACAACTAA
- the pnuC gene encoding nicotinamide riboside transporter PnuC: MDTYQKLEIVGTVIGLIYIYQEYKASIWLWLTGIIMPMVYTYVYFKAGLYADFGMQIYYTLAAVYGFLYWKFGRKKSGSVEIPITRFPLRLILPSVIVFLVLWLAVYLVLVNFTNSTVPVLDSFGNSLSFIGLWALARKYLEQWWIWIVVDVELSVLYAIKGIPFTAGLYGFYVIIAVAGYFKWKRMMREERFASGRV, encoded by the coding sequence ATGGACACCTATCAGAAACTTGAGATAGTGGGTACCGTCATCGGACTGATATATATCTATCAGGAATACAAGGCCAGTATATGGCTCTGGCTCACGGGTATCATTATGCCGATGGTCTACACCTACGTGTATTTCAAGGCAGGGCTGTACGCCGATTTCGGTATGCAGATTTATTATACGCTCGCCGCCGTCTACGGATTTCTGTATTGGAAGTTCGGCAGAAAGAAGTCCGGCAGCGTGGAAATCCCCATTACCCGTTTTCCCTTACGGCTGATTCTTCCGTCCGTCATCGTTTTTCTGGTGCTGTGGCTGGCAGTATATCTCGTGCTTGTGAACTTCACGAACTCCACGGTTCCCGTTCTCGACAGTTTCGGCAACTCGCTGAGCTTCATCGGACTGTGGGCGTTGGCAAGGAAATATCTCGAACAATGGTGGATATGGATAGTGGTAGACGTGGAACTCTCGGTGCTCTATGCCATCAAGGGCATCCCCTTTACGGCAGGCCTCTACGGATTCTACGTCATCATTGCCGTGGCAGGCTACTTCAAGTGGAAGAGAATGATGAGGGAGGAGAGGTTTGCGAGTGGACGAGTTTAG
- a CDS encoding Omp28-related outer membrane protein, which yields MRHLFISFILATASMGAVAQNVEIGNAPIYNQTNAKAKVAPLTGNQRVIGDFDEQNRVGEATFPNRETKIATFFSQEMLRPFIGCKVKAVRVKVADNNVIKSLFINEGESISKANELKVEIKKPAGNDWQVINLDKDIEITAATKGFAIGYNLTTDQKRRLVIGENHLRGNVYAYNYETNRWANCFPTNDLTLAIQLIVEPVAGTNVSNLVFGHIETPHYAKAGGEFDIKCWMSNAGTEAVDNFTVDVKVDSKVIKNVTIPKAIEAGASSRPLTIVGPLPADVTMGKHQLSMVLTKINGKEVSNLKGTEGIHNILVYNNVVERQKMLVEEFTSQTCANCYKGIQNIKGLESRHSDMVMVAVHINDSNFPDKVAAPESDNLERMAHLKGLPSFTCNRLYFTMGTEGAIANPTIAQEPSTKVNELLDKFYNHSKGQTCNFVTLGIANKYDAAKKSIEIKVTGTGIEKAKEMLEDYALFVLVKEDDVDGEQGDEYGVLVKTKHQDVLRAYVTDVKGDSELEWNNDNFTKTYSIDVKNGWNAEKMEVVAFIAPKISEIGVGLDDLFVQNCVEEPVVKNTNGIENISTNDNAKEVEYYNINGQRISKPVSGVYMVKLSNGKVVKRIVK from the coding sequence ATGAGACATTTATTTATCTCATTCATTCTCGCAACTGCTTCTATGGGAGCAGTTGCACAGAATGTGGAAATAGGCAATGCGCCTATTTATAACCAAACAAACGCAAAGGCTAAAGTAGCACCACTTACAGGAAACCAACGTGTAATTGGAGATTTTGACGAACAAAACAGAGTTGGCGAGGCTACTTTTCCCAACAGAGAAACTAAAATAGCTACTTTTTTCTCGCAAGAAATGCTACGACCCTTTATTGGTTGCAAAGTGAAGGCTGTCAGAGTAAAGGTGGCAGACAACAATGTTATAAAGTCTCTGTTTATCAATGAAGGCGAAAGCATTTCTAAGGCTAACGAACTGAAAGTAGAAATCAAGAAACCGGCAGGCAACGATTGGCAAGTTATAAATCTTGACAAGGATATCGAAATTACTGCTGCTACGAAAGGTTTTGCTATCGGCTATAACCTGACAACCGACCAAAAACGCAGACTCGTCATAGGTGAGAATCATCTGAGAGGAAATGTCTACGCATACAATTATGAGACCAACAGATGGGCTAATTGCTTCCCTACAAATGATCTCACATTGGCTATTCAGTTGATTGTTGAACCTGTTGCCGGAACGAATGTCAGCAATTTGGTATTTGGTCATATCGAAACACCACATTACGCAAAAGCCGGAGGAGAATTTGATATCAAGTGCTGGATGAGCAATGCCGGAACAGAGGCTGTCGATAACTTTACCGTTGATGTAAAGGTGGATAGCAAGGTAATCAAGAATGTTACCATACCAAAAGCAATAGAGGCAGGTGCAAGCAGCAGACCATTGACCATCGTTGGCCCGCTTCCAGCAGATGTTACGATGGGCAAGCATCAGCTCTCTATGGTATTGACAAAAATAAATGGCAAAGAGGTCAGCAACTTGAAGGGAACAGAAGGTATCCATAACATTCTTGTCTACAACAATGTTGTTGAACGCCAGAAGATGCTTGTTGAGGAATTTACTTCTCAAACTTGCGCAAACTGCTACAAGGGTATTCAGAATATCAAGGGACTTGAGAGCCGTCATTCAGATATGGTAATGGTGGCTGTTCACATCAACGACAGCAACTTCCCTGATAAGGTGGCAGCACCAGAGAGTGATAATTTAGAACGTATGGCGCATCTTAAAGGACTTCCTTCCTTCACTTGCAACAGACTTTACTTTACAATGGGAACAGAAGGCGCAATCGCCAATCCTACGATTGCTCAAGAACCATCAACGAAAGTAAATGAACTCCTTGATAAGTTCTACAATCATTCCAAAGGACAAACCTGCAATTTCGTAACACTTGGCATTGCCAACAAATATGATGCAGCCAAGAAGAGCATCGAGATTAAGGTAACCGGTACTGGAATTGAAAAGGCAAAAGAAATGCTCGAAGACTATGCTTTGTTTGTTCTCGTAAAGGAAGACGATGTAGATGGAGAGCAGGGAGATGAATATGGTGTATTGGTTAAGACAAAGCATCAGGATGTTCTCCGTGCTTACGTTACAGACGTGAAGGGCGACAGCGAACTGGAATGGAACAACGACAATTTCACAAAGACTTACAGCATCGATGTGAAGAATGGTTGGAACGCCGAAAAGATGGAGGTTGTGGCTTTCATCGCTCCTAAGATCAGTGAAATCGGTGTAGGACTGGACGACTTGTTCGTACAGAATTGTGTAGAAGAGCCTGTTGTCAAGAATACAAACGGCATCGAAAATATCTCGACCAACGACAATGCCAAGGAAGTAGAATACTACAACATCAACGGACAGAGAATCTCAAAACCTGTCAGTGGTGTTTATATGGTAAAACTTTCCAATGGTAAGGTTGTGAAGAGAATCGTGAAGTAA